One genomic window of Corallococcus caeni includes the following:
- a CDS encoding inorganic phosphate transporter, which yields MLLAAVVLIVIVALVFDFINGFHDAANSIATVVSTRVLSPNLAVAWAAFFNFVAAFAGGVHVANTMGKGIINFEMLRAAGPTAVLMVIFSALIGAIAWNLLTWWWGLPSSSSHALAGGMIGATLPVLGFQGLVGSGIARIAAFIVLSPLIGMTLGIAMMVASTWAVHRQTPLRVDTWFRRLQLVSSAIFSFSHGTNDAQKVMGIIAVVLFGTIWRDRPFHIDWWMIISCHAAIAMGTFFGGWRIIRTMGHSLTKLAPIGGFSAETGGGVTIIALAELGIPVSTTHTITGAIVGVGSTRGWRAVKWGTAGRIIWAWVFTIPAAALVSVIVYGLTLVVVRLVG from the coding sequence ATGCTGCTCGCCGCGGTCGTCCTCATCGTCATCGTCGCGCTCGTCTTCGACTTCATCAACGGCTTCCACGACGCGGCGAACTCCATCGCCACGGTGGTGTCCACGCGCGTGCTGTCGCCGAACCTGGCGGTGGCGTGGGCCGCGTTCTTCAACTTCGTGGCGGCCTTCGCGGGCGGCGTGCACGTGGCCAACACCATGGGCAAGGGCATCATCAACTTCGAGATGCTCCGCGCGGCCGGCCCCACCGCGGTGCTGATGGTCATCTTCTCCGCGCTCATCGGCGCCATCGCGTGGAACCTGCTCACGTGGTGGTGGGGGCTGCCCTCGTCGTCGTCGCACGCGCTGGCGGGCGGGATGATTGGCGCCACGCTGCCGGTGCTGGGCTTCCAGGGGCTGGTGGGCAGCGGCATCGCGCGCATCGCGGCCTTCATCGTGCTGTCGCCGCTCATCGGCATGACGCTGGGCATCGCGATGATGGTGGCCAGCACCTGGGCGGTGCATCGTCAGACGCCGCTGCGCGTGGACACCTGGTTCCGCCGGCTGCAGCTGGTGTCGTCCGCCATCTTCTCCTTCAGCCACGGCACCAACGACGCGCAGAAGGTCATGGGCATCATCGCGGTGGTGCTCTTCGGCACCATCTGGCGCGACCGCCCGTTCCACATCGACTGGTGGATGATCATCTCCTGCCACGCGGCCATCGCCATGGGGACGTTCTTCGGCGGCTGGCGCATCATCCGCACCATGGGCCACAGCCTCACGAAGCTGGCGCCCATTGGCGGCTTCAGCGCGGAGACGGGCGGCGGCGTCACCATCATCGCGCTGGCGGAGCTGGGCATCCCCGTCTCCACCACGCACACCATCACCGGCGCCATCGTCGGCGTGGGCTCCACGCGCGGCTGGCGCGCCGTGAAGTGGGGCACCGCCGGCCGCATCATCTGGGCGTGGGTGTTCACCATCCCCGCCGCCGCGCTGGTGTCCGTCATCGTCTACGGACTCACGCTGGTGGTGGTGCGGCTGGTGGGCTGA
- a CDS encoding DUF47 domain-containing protein: MLEKLMPKSDEFFDDFDAQCARTVEGAKLLHELLADYRDVPTRVQALKDVEHRGDEVTHAAFNRLHQQFITPFDRAQIHTLLSRIDDVLDLTNAAAARLLYYEIESSRPDATELARLLVLSTQKVQEVVAALRLIKKPEQILAGCKEIKQLETQADEVLRAGMGRLFKSGVDTLTIIKWKEILDLIETATDKCQGVANVIEGVVLEHS, translated from the coding sequence ATGCTCGAAAAGCTGATGCCGAAGTCGGACGAGTTCTTCGACGACTTCGACGCGCAATGCGCGAGGACCGTCGAGGGAGCGAAGCTCCTGCACGAGCTCCTGGCGGACTACCGGGACGTGCCCACGCGCGTCCAGGCGCTCAAGGACGTGGAGCACCGGGGCGACGAGGTCACCCACGCGGCCTTCAACCGCCTCCACCAGCAGTTCATCACCCCGTTCGACCGGGCGCAGATCCACACGCTCCTGTCGCGCATCGACGACGTGCTGGACCTGACCAACGCGGCGGCGGCGCGCCTGCTGTACTACGAGATTGAATCCAGCCGGCCGGACGCCACGGAGCTGGCGCGGCTGCTGGTGCTCTCCACGCAGAAGGTGCAGGAGGTCGTCGCGGCGCTGCGGCTCATCAAGAAGCCGGAGCAGATCCTCGCGGGCTGCAAGGAGATCAAGCAGTTGGAGACGCAGGCGGATGAAGTCCTGCGCGCGGGCATGGGCCGTCTGTTCAAGAGCGGCGTGGATACCCTGACCATCATCAAGTGGAAGGAGATCCTCGACCTCATCGAGACGGCCACCGACAAGTGCCAGGGTGTGGCCAACGTCATCGAAGGCGTCGTGCTGGAGCACTCCTGA
- a CDS encoding TenA family transcriptional regulator: MRNQTIEAALAKNPHREQLIKHRFFEVVDEKAFSHDQAEMVLGQWWHPLHYFPNFLSKLIAVCPQMEMKTAVTHILNQEVGEGDPARAHERFFIQTMTDAGFTKAGVSEADMTPATRRLIDGYQRSTESHLTGLGFLYGTEVADLTMVAKLGKLVRRTTGLKSLPWVDIHVKQEPDHVETAGHTVGLQYTDAELATITRGAEEMWQLWVGFFEELRNRVV, from the coding sequence ATGCGGAACCAGACCATCGAGGCGGCGCTCGCGAAGAACCCCCACCGTGAGCAGCTCATCAAGCATCGTTTCTTCGAGGTGGTGGACGAGAAGGCCTTCAGCCACGATCAGGCGGAGATGGTGCTGGGACAGTGGTGGCACCCCCTGCACTACTTCCCCAACTTCCTGAGCAAGCTCATCGCCGTCTGTCCGCAGATGGAGATGAAGACGGCGGTGACCCACATCCTGAACCAGGAGGTGGGCGAGGGAGACCCGGCGCGCGCGCACGAGCGCTTCTTCATCCAGACGATGACGGACGCGGGCTTCACGAAGGCGGGCGTGTCGGAGGCGGACATGACGCCCGCCACGCGCCGGCTCATCGACGGCTACCAGCGCTCCACGGAGAGCCACCTCACCGGCCTGGGCTTCCTCTACGGCACGGAGGTGGCGGACCTCACCATGGTGGCCAAGCTGGGCAAGCTGGTGCGCCGCACCACGGGCCTCAAGTCCCTGCCGTGGGTGGACATCCACGTGAAGCAGGAGCCTGACCACGTGGAGACGGCCGGCCACACGGTGGGGCTCCAGTACACCGACGCGGAGCTGGCCACCATCACCCGCGGCGCCGAGGAGATGTGGCAGCTGTGGGTGGGGTTCTTCGAGGAGCTGCGCAACCGCGTCGTCTGA